Below is a window of Sulfitobacter sp. SK012 DNA.
GCCGAACCCGCTCGATTGGAGTGGGGCTACGCTGATCCGCCAAAGGCATATTTTCCGCGCGCTTACCCCAGCAACCCAATTATTCATTATCGGAAATCGAAAAATTGTGGCGCGGGTAGGCCCCGGCTCCACCAGCCCGCCTAATCCTTCGAGGGGGGGGGCTAAGTGTCCACTATCGATGGTGGACACTTAGATCAGCAAAAACCAAACCGTCAGTGCAGGTTCACCAAACGCTTACTACAATTTAGCCCTTCATTTTCTTCATGATGATGCCGACAACTTGCTGGACAATCATACCAGCAACGCCCCCGCCGACCAGATTTCCAGCCATTGCGCCGATGTCGATGCCACTAGCTGCGTCACCGCCAGCAGCCCCCAACAGACCGCCCAATAACTGACCCCCGCCAACGCCACCAACAGCACCAGCGATCAAGTTGCCGATACTTCCCATGCCCCCGCTGCCCGGTCCAACTTTACCGCCTGCTGTGCCGCCAAGTGCACCACCGATAATTTGTGCAATAAGTGTTTCCATCTGTCCCTCACCTAATTTCCTATGTCACTCTCTGAAGAAAGTGACTTAAGATACTTAACCATTGTTAACACCTTGAGGTCAATTTTTTGAGCCCAAGCGCTGTTGGCCCATAGAGCTAACTCGTCGATGGCTATCACAGACCTTTGAGATGCGATCGGCTTCTTTCAGGAGTTCCAATTCAACTGAGCTGCCAAAAATCAGCTCATACACAATAAAAGAGGCCGCAATGAAGGGGCCTCTTCTACGAACTCCTAAGAATCTTTAACACTACTAACTATGCTACTAAGTAAGGCTTCTTACTGATTATGCGTCCCTTGATATTAGTGCCCTGCCACGCATCTGAGAACACTAGAATGTCAAAAATTTGCCGTTATTCCGCCTTATTTCGACCGCGTCATTCTTGATGTGAGTACAATTGGAGACGGGCAGCTTGAATGGATCAAATTTGGAAACAAACAAAAACCTGCCCCAAACGCATCGGATAAGATCGATCAGATGATTCGCCTGATTATCAGGACTGCGACGAGGTCCGTTTTAAGCGCGTAGGCGTTCGGCTAAGAAACTTGCAGTGGCCGTGGATAGCACAGCCACTACGCCGTTCTGAGGGAGGTCTTAATCCCCGACGATATCGGCGGCAGAAAGGTTGCTGTCGTCTGCGCCGCGCACGATAGGAATACAGACCGCGCAGTGACGGAGCGCTAACGAGACTGCCCGTTCCTACCAAGTTGTTTTTGACAGTGTGCAATGCGCTACCCGGCCTGCGTACCCGGTTTGACACCAGGTAAATTCTCAATACGTTATTTTACGACATCTCACTCTATCGCCAAACGGCGCATATTCCGCAGATAGATACCCATTAAATCAATAGTTTAGGGCTTTGATGCCATTATCGACCATCACTTCCCATCTTTCCGCCACAACTGCGCCAGATCTGGGTGTTTATTGGCGGTAACTTGAAAGCGCACTGGCCAGCAATATCTCTGTTATGTTCCTAGCGGGACACGGGTGGGGTGAGGTGCGGTCCCTTCGATCTCCCCCACCCAAATCGCTGCGATGTGACGGGGTGCTTGAGAGGCCAGGAGGTCTCTATGGCCCTCCCTGCGCCCTTCCCCGCAGCTGTGGCTGCTGTGGCTGCAAGTGTGAGTAATCTGGGGAACGCTCAAGCCATTAGTCAGTTGCCAGAAAAACTGACCAGCTTGACTAAGATATCTGTTTTGACCCTTATTAATAGTACTCTGTGGGGGAAAAATTCTGCAGGTGTAATATAAGCTAATATACTTTGAATGCATTTTGGAAATAAGTGAGCTAAATTCTTTGCCCAAGCTTGGGTCTAAGACATGCTTGCGGATCAACGCTGTTCAGCTTGGCGGTCTCAATCAAGGTTTAGACGATGGCTGCGGATTTGCCTCCACGTTCGGTTCCGATGAACATGTAGTTTTTGCAACCAATAGCGATGCCGCGCATGGACCGGTCGGCTGTGTTGTTGTCCAGTTCCAGAAAGCCGTGATCCAAATAGGCACGTAGCCGCTTCATGCGGGTGAGTGCATATCCTACGTTCAGCGACGCGGAATAACCTTCGTCAAAAAGACACTAATGCAACCAAGTCGCGCCGAATTTGCTGCATATGGTGTCATGAGTCGTAGTTTTTCTTTGGAGGGTCATAGGCAGAATGTGGAAACATGCTTCTCAAGACGGTGTGAAGTCGGTGAAGCAACGTTGCAGTCGTTGCCATGCTTCTGGCCGGATCCCGTGTGAGTTTTGCGGCGGCAAAGGAGATATCGTAGGGGGACGCGACACTAACGGCTACCCGAAATACGCTCGGTGTAGCTCGTGCTTTGGTCTAAAGATGATGCGATGCAGAAACTGCGGCGGCGAAGGTTTCGTTTAATTCCTCGCAAACATAGCAGAGCTGCCTACAAGGGTGCAGCACCCGCAGGTAGACTGAGCCTCCGCCAATTCTTCATATATAAATAAATAAAATCAGCTACTTGCGTCAATCTAAACTGTTCTCACCCCCCATTTCGCCCACCAAACAGCTTCCTTATGACAGTGCTATTTGGCTTTCATGGGCAAAGGCGAAGCTGTCGGTCTTAGGGTGTCGGCCTTCAGAGTTTACCCCCCTAAAAAAACCGGAGGCATCGGCACCCACACCTAAGCCCCCCTGCGTGCGCACAATATCTCCCTGCCTCAAAGGGGTGTGGGGGGTCGGATACGTTACCAGAACCGCTTGCAGTATCCCTCTTTGATCATAATTGACCCAAGGTCCCGCCCGTCCAGTAAAACACAGCTTCCTATCTTCCGGTCATAGGATTGCCTGCCGTTCAGATAGCGTGAGCGTTTGGCCAGAGATAAGCCGCTTCATGCGGTCTGTGGCCTTGTCACCTCTGGCCGTGCCACGCTCGTCACAGTCCAGCGATTCAAACCGAATTGGCGTCTTAGCCACCTCTATGGTGTCACCGTCGCGGACCCACGTGACGGCCCCTGTTATGGTCTCTAGGCTAGT
It encodes the following:
- a CDS encoding thermonuclease family protein, translating into MPRLTPFNVLGLITLIGFLGLQAVERIPELSGSPSEATSLETITGAVTWVRDGDTIEVAKTPIRFESLDCDERGTARGDKATDRMKRLISGQTLTLSERQAIL